From Saccharothrix espanaensis DSM 44229, the proteins below share one genomic window:
- a CDS encoding DUF4438 family protein yields the protein MTPRTNADRLPAQMLLGEVCPPTGDRFGYRVDGDGTAFLLPGMGGVTLGVRVGDPATGHAADHLEPGLSVWHPDPAANHALQYLTCVGNEVTVLGARRPTGRVYGQHAYVLVDLAESDAVDVAPGDRVAIRARGQGLRLLDHPDVVVKNLDPDLLPRLPVATAPDGRLRVSVAARIAPAAVGAGTGMASEYANTDLMGVRSGRIGDLVALEDQDHRFGRGYRAGYLAVGALSTGDCRLFGHGPGPTTLFTGPIEAFDLVDDLGANIGAGW from the coding sequence GTGACCCCGCGCACCAACGCCGACCGGCTGCCCGCCCAGATGCTGCTGGGCGAGGTCTGCCCGCCCACGGGCGACCGGTTCGGCTACCGGGTCGACGGCGACGGCACGGCGTTCCTGCTGCCCGGCATGGGCGGGGTGACCCTCGGCGTGCGCGTCGGCGACCCGGCCACCGGCCACGCCGCCGACCACCTCGAACCAGGCCTGTCCGTGTGGCACCCCGACCCGGCCGCCAACCACGCCCTCCAGTACCTGACCTGCGTGGGCAACGAGGTCACCGTCCTCGGCGCACGGCGGCCGACGGGCCGCGTGTACGGCCAGCACGCCTACGTGCTGGTCGACCTCGCCGAGTCCGACGCCGTCGACGTCGCACCGGGGGACCGGGTGGCGATCCGCGCCCGCGGTCAAGGGCTGCGGCTGCTCGACCACCCCGACGTCGTGGTGAAGAACCTCGACCCCGACCTGCTGCCCCGCCTGCCCGTCGCGACCGCCCCGGACGGCCGGTTGCGGGTGTCCGTGGCGGCCCGGATCGCGCCTGCGGCGGTCGGCGCGGGCACCGGCATGGCCTCGGAGTACGCCAACACCGACCTGATGGGCGTCCGGTCCGGCCGGATCGGCGACCTGGTCGCGCTGGAGGACCAGGACCACCGGTTCGGCCGCGGGTACCGCGCCGGCTACCTGGCGGTCGGCGCGCTCAGCACCGGCGACTGCCGGCTGTTCGGCCACGGACCGGGCCCCACCACCCTGTTCACCGGCCCGATCGAGGCGTTCGACCTGGTCGACGACCTGGGAGCGAACATCGGGGCCGGCTGGTGA
- a CDS encoding TldD/PmbA family protein, translating to MGFAAPVDPDRATGLLADAVRAAGADHVEAALLARAGEYTRFAGERVHQPQDVTEQQVVVRAVVDGHAARVATGALDRVPDAVRRAAALARDLARTAAAPGSARPAAPVSDDHLLWHDDTAAFDAPARIAIAAEAMTRARRAGCTAAGMVGRAVTQLAVASSTGALRHVVATEATGSLTVGDGDGSAHWANLHRSRDALGLDAGTVADTVARAVRSRGREPLPDGIYTVVLGPEATGELLGFLGVLGFDGGLAEAGVGAATAPGRRVASDLVTVADDASYPFGLPVPFDVLGTTKSVVPLITAGLVGAPVTDRTGHAHVAREAVPSPVAANVVMAPGTHGDLVAGVENGLYVERFWYTRLVDRQAGTITGVSRDACFRIADGELGDPVRGARFTQSVFDLLSTVDGVGDELRAQPVMNVWNGAVTAPAIRAHGFRFGPR from the coding sequence ATGGGGTTCGCCGCGCCCGTCGACCCCGACCGCGCCACCGGGCTGCTGGCCGACGCCGTCCGCGCGGCCGGGGCCGACCACGTCGAGGCCGCGCTGCTGGCGCGGGCCGGGGAGTACACCCGGTTCGCGGGCGAGCGCGTCCACCAGCCGCAGGACGTCACCGAACAGCAGGTCGTGGTGCGGGCCGTGGTGGACGGGCACGCCGCGCGGGTCGCGACCGGCGCCCTGGACCGGGTGCCCGACGCGGTCCGCCGCGCCGCCGCGCTCGCCCGCGACCTCGCCCGCACGGCCGCCGCGCCCGGCTCGGCCCGGCCGGCGGCCCCGGTCTCCGACGACCACCTCCTGTGGCACGACGACACCGCCGCGTTCGACGCCCCGGCCCGGATCGCGATCGCCGCCGAGGCGATGACCCGGGCACGCCGGGCCGGCTGCACCGCGGCGGGCATGGTCGGCCGGGCGGTGACCCAACTCGCGGTCGCCTCCAGCACCGGCGCGCTGCGGCACGTCGTGGCGACCGAGGCGACCGGCAGTCTCACGGTGGGCGACGGGGACGGCTCGGCGCACTGGGCGAACCTGCACCGGTCGCGGGACGCGCTGGGCCTGGACGCCGGGACCGTGGCGGACACCGTCGCCCGCGCCGTGCGGAGCCGTGGCCGGGAACCGCTGCCCGACGGCATTTACACCGTGGTGCTCGGCCCCGAGGCCACCGGCGAGCTGCTCGGGTTCCTGGGCGTGCTCGGTTTCGACGGCGGCCTGGCGGAGGCGGGCGTCGGCGCGGCGACCGCACCGGGCCGGCGGGTGGCCTCGGACCTGGTCACGGTCGCCGACGACGCGTCCTACCCGTTCGGGCTGCCCGTGCCGTTCGACGTGCTCGGCACGACCAAGTCGGTGGTGCCGCTGATCACCGCCGGACTCGTCGGCGCGCCCGTCACCGACCGCACCGGCCACGCCCACGTGGCGCGCGAAGCCGTGCCGTCGCCGGTCGCGGCGAACGTCGTGATGGCGCCCGGCACGCACGGCGACCTGGTTGCCGGGGTGGAGAACGGCCTCTACGTCGAGCGGTTCTGGTACACGCGGCTGGTCGACCGGCAGGCGGGCACGATCACCGGGGTGAGCCGGGACGCCTGCTTCCGGATCGCGGACGGCGAGCTGGGCGACCCCGTGCGGGGAGCCAGGTTCACCCAGTCCGTGTTCGATCTACTGTCCACTGTGGACGGAGTGGGCGACGAGCTGCGCGCCCAGCCGGTCATGAACGTGTGGAACGGGGCGGTCACCGCGCCGGCGATCCGCGCGCACGGCTTCCGGTTCGGTCCCCGGTGA
- a CDS encoding D-2-hydroxyacid dehydrogenase: protein MTRVVICSPLEPDLVARIAAVGPRVEVLYEPDLLPVPRYEGDHVGVLPELTAEQRQRWAALTSTAEVAFDFDRRAPAEINENFPRLRWVQGTSAGLGRLTDRFPLDLSKVVVTTAAGVHAVPLAEFVLTGLLHFVKDVPQLKEWQAGHRWTRYTSRTLSGQRVLVVGLGAVGRHTATVLAGLGVEVVGAIRPGGTPGAPGVSEVVRFDEIGSVLPTVDAVVLACPLTPQTEGLLGAAELAALKPHAVLVNIARGQVVDETPLARALAAGTLRGAVLDVATVEPLPDDSPLWDLPNVLISPHSASTAANENALITDIFCDNLRRWLDGKPLHNLYRPELGY from the coding sequence GTGACCCGGGTGGTGATCTGCTCGCCGCTGGAGCCCGACCTGGTGGCGCGCATCGCGGCCGTCGGCCCCCGGGTGGAGGTGCTCTACGAGCCCGACCTGCTGCCGGTGCCGCGCTACGAGGGCGACCACGTGGGCGTGCTGCCGGAGCTGACCGCCGAACAGCGGCAGCGGTGGGCCGCGCTCACCTCGACCGCCGAGGTCGCGTTCGACTTCGACCGGCGCGCGCCCGCCGAGATCAACGAGAACTTCCCGAGGTTGCGGTGGGTGCAAGGCACCAGCGCGGGCCTGGGCAGGCTCACCGACCGGTTCCCGCTGGACCTGTCCAAGGTGGTGGTCACCACCGCCGCCGGGGTGCACGCGGTGCCGCTGGCCGAGTTCGTGCTCACCGGGCTGCTGCACTTCGTCAAGGACGTGCCGCAGCTCAAGGAGTGGCAGGCCGGACACCGCTGGACCCGCTACACCAGCCGGACGCTGTCCGGACAACGCGTCCTGGTCGTCGGACTGGGCGCCGTCGGCCGGCACACCGCGACCGTGCTGGCCGGCCTCGGCGTCGAGGTCGTCGGCGCGATCCGACCCGGCGGCACCCCCGGCGCACCCGGCGTCTCCGAAGTGGTGCGGTTCGACGAGATCGGGTCGGTCCTGCCGACCGTGGACGCCGTCGTGCTGGCCTGCCCGCTGACACCGCAGACCGAGGGCCTGCTCGGCGCGGCCGAACTGGCCGCGCTCAAACCCCACGCCGTGCTGGTGAACATCGCCCGCGGCCAAGTCGTGGACGAGACCCCGCTGGCCCGTGCACTCGCCGCCGGCACCCTGCGCGGCGCGGTCCTCGACGTCGCCACAGTAGAACCCCTGCCCGACGACTCACCGCTGTGGGACCTGCCCAACGTCCTGATCTCACCGCACTCGGCGTCGACGGCGGCCAACGAGAACGCCCTGATCACCGACATCTTCTGCGACAACCTCCGGCGCTGGCTAGACGGCAAACCCCTGCACAACCTCTACCGCCCCGAACTGGGTTACTAG
- a CDS encoding type 1 glutamine amidotransferase family protein, translating into MSTAGGETQARDHDLEKAGTFTVDELVGDVSVDDYEVLPLPGGR; encoded by the coding sequence GTGTCCACCGCCGGCGGTGAGACCCAGGCGCGCGACCACGACCTCGAAAAGGCCGGCACCTTCACGGTGGACGAACTGGTCGGTGACGTGTCGGTCGACGACTACGAGGTGTTGCCGCTGCCAGGGGGACGGTGA
- a CDS encoding TldD/PmbA family protein, protein MSPHGWGAMAEDAAARAVVEVALDAVDGRAEYADVRLVEAEELRAYRQAGADPDVRVEHTLGIGVRVLVDGVWGFAARPLADSADAATAARRAHALAVAARGASEPVRLPELDAHSGSYRTVVELDPFATAESVRQALLGAALDAASAPREVVSAQAGVNAKRQHRHFGNSAGSRQHQHFLESGVLVVATAAGHGDVQRRSYPNSFHGDTGAAGWEFVLGRDLVANAARVGEEAVALLTAPVAPSGTADVVVGSQQMSLQIHESAGHALELDRMIGDEANFAGTSFIGVDDIGSLRYGSPAVTITSDPTVPGTRGSFAFDDEGTPARRHTLVDRGIVRNTLSTLDSAARTGATLTGAARSDGWAWTPVCFATHVYLEPGEGTLDELCDRLGEGFYAEDNRSWSIDERRLDFQFGTEVAYEVRGGKRGRLLKNFSYGGITPRFWGSVEAVADDLRIFGYPCGKGEPKQWSFLSHGAPSTLVRGVRIGVA, encoded by the coding sequence GTGAGCCCGCACGGGTGGGGCGCGATGGCCGAGGACGCCGCGGCCCGCGCGGTCGTGGAGGTGGCGCTGGACGCGGTTGACGGGCGAGCCGAGTATGCCGACGTGCGGCTGGTGGAGGCCGAGGAACTGCGGGCGTACCGGCAGGCGGGCGCGGATCCGGACGTGCGGGTCGAGCACACGCTGGGCATCGGGGTCCGGGTGCTGGTCGACGGTGTGTGGGGGTTCGCCGCCCGCCCGCTGGCCGACAGCGCCGACGCCGCGACCGCCGCACGTCGGGCGCACGCGCTGGCCGTGGCGGCGAGGGGTGCGTCCGAGCCGGTCCGCCTGCCGGAACTCGACGCGCACAGCGGGAGCTACCGGACGGTGGTGGAACTCGACCCGTTCGCCACCGCCGAGAGCGTCCGGCAGGCGCTGCTCGGCGCGGCGCTGGACGCGGCGTCCGCGCCGCGCGAGGTGGTCTCGGCGCAGGCGGGCGTCAACGCCAAGCGGCAGCACCGGCACTTCGGCAACTCGGCGGGTTCCCGTCAGCACCAGCACTTCCTGGAGTCCGGCGTGCTGGTGGTGGCCACCGCCGCCGGGCACGGCGACGTGCAGCGGCGCAGCTACCCGAACTCGTTCCACGGCGACACGGGCGCGGCCGGGTGGGAGTTCGTGCTCGGCCGGGACCTGGTGGCGAACGCGGCACGGGTGGGGGAGGAGGCGGTGGCGCTGCTCACCGCGCCCGTCGCGCCCTCGGGCACCGCCGACGTCGTGGTGGGCAGCCAGCAGATGTCGTTGCAGATCCACGAGTCCGCCGGGCACGCGCTGGAACTGGACCGGATGATCGGCGACGAGGCCAACTTCGCGGGCACCTCGTTCATCGGCGTGGACGACATCGGTTCGCTGCGCTACGGGTCGCCCGCCGTGACCATCACCAGCGACCCGACCGTGCCCGGCACGCGCGGCAGCTTCGCGTTCGACGACGAGGGCACGCCGGCGCGTCGGCACACGCTGGTGGATCGCGGGATCGTGCGCAACACGCTGTCCACATTGGACTCCGCGGCGCGGACGGGCGCGACCCTGACGGGGGCGGCGCGGTCGGACGGCTGGGCCTGGACGCCGGTCTGCTTCGCCACCCACGTCTACCTCGAACCCGGCGAGGGCACGCTGGACGAGTTGTGCGACCGGCTCGGCGAGGGCTTCTACGCCGAGGACAACCGGTCGTGGTCCATCGACGAGCGGCGGCTCGACTTCCAGTTCGGCACCGAGGTGGCCTACGAGGTGCGCGGCGGGAAGCGGGGGCGGCTGCTGAAGAACTTCTCCTACGGCGGGATCACGCCCCGGTTCTGGGGTTCGGTCGAGGCGGTGGCCGACGACCTGCGGATCTTCGGCTACCCGTGCGGCAAGGGCGAACCCAAGCAGTGGAGCTTCCTCAGCCACGGCGCGCCGTCCACGCTCGTGCGCGGCGTCCGGATCGGGGTGGCGTGA
- a CDS encoding GntR family transcriptional regulator → MPDLDAGSLPDRVHRLLRTRILNNELAAGTRLLEVPIAEELGVSRTTLRLALTRLADEGLIEISPRRHSIVTRLSHDDIQDACYARYVLEEGAVRAVLAHGTADLVDPLTDLVDRMDHAARAGDLAAVVDLDTAFHGRLVAAARKPRLAKLFAGMDAQMGAVMRSSLEEQHLALTDMPALHRDLVDALAGGDPTTVATTLYRHYLRDDYVL, encoded by the coding sequence ATGCCTGACCTCGACGCCGGCTCACTGCCCGACCGGGTGCACCGCCTGCTGCGCACCCGCATCCTCAACAACGAACTGGCGGCCGGCACCCGACTGCTGGAAGTGCCGATCGCGGAGGAACTGGGCGTCAGCCGCACCACCCTGCGGCTCGCGCTCACCAGACTGGCCGACGAGGGCCTGATCGAGATCAGCCCGCGCCGCCACAGCATCGTGACCCGGCTGTCCCACGACGACATCCAGGACGCCTGCTACGCCCGTTACGTGCTGGAGGAAGGCGCGGTGCGGGCGGTGCTCGCGCACGGCACCGCCGACCTCGTGGACCCCCTCACCGACCTGGTCGACCGGATGGACCACGCCGCCCGCGCCGGCGACCTCGCCGCCGTGGTCGACCTCGACACGGCCTTCCACGGCCGACTGGTCGCCGCCGCGCGCAAACCCCGGCTCGCGAAGCTGTTCGCGGGCATGGACGCCCAGATGGGCGCGGTCATGCGCTCCTCGCTGGAAGAACAGCACCTCGCCCTGACCGACATGCCCGCCCTGCACCGCGACCTCGTGGACGCTCTCGCGGGCGGCGACCCGACGACCGTGGCGACCACCCTGTACCGGCACTACCTGCGCGACGACTACGTCCTCTAG
- a CDS encoding dipeptide ABC transporter ATP-binding protein has product MTTATTTEVLGIRDLTVAFPDERGQVTAVRGVSWSLRAGEVLGVVGESGCGKSATALAVMGLLPPGARVGGSVRFRDRELVGLTDEEMNSVRGKSVAMVFQDPLSALNPVYSVGFQVAEAVRAHHPRLDREQAVERAVALLDLVGIPNAADRAGDYPHEFSGGMRQRVVIAIAMADDPDVIIADEPTTALDVTIQAQVLDALRTAREQTGAATVLITHDLGVVAGQADRVVVMYAGKVVESGTVEEVFYSPRMPYTLGLLGSLPRLDGREDTRLTPIAGTPPPLDRPITGCAFAPRCPLARDLCRTDEPPLAPVEGEHLAACHFSAELAGKRPQDVFTPRTAPTPPPTAPPTAPPTAASPASDVVADGPSTPIVAASGLVKHYAVRGTGFFRRGRGELHAVCDVSFDLSAGETLGLVGESGSGKSTIAKLLMSLEEPTGGEVLLDGRPLSPRGHARDLQIVFQDPMNSLDPRMTAADLVAEPLRVNGTSRRAARTRALELLASVGLSGARSERYPHEFSGGQRQRIGIARALALRPRVLVLDEPVSALDVSVQADVINLLEDLQDALGLAYLFIAHDLSVVRHIADRVAVLYLGRVVETGDRDTVFDHPRHPYTRALVSAVPLPDPRKERARERIVLTGDVPSPANPPSGCRFRTRCPLYLDGLTDAQRSRCSGETPALLDGVACHWSGR; this is encoded by the coding sequence GCGGGCCGGCGAGGTGCTGGGCGTGGTCGGCGAGTCCGGGTGCGGCAAGTCCGCCACCGCGCTCGCCGTGATGGGCCTGCTGCCGCCCGGCGCGCGGGTCGGCGGGTCGGTCCGGTTCCGCGACCGGGAACTGGTCGGGCTGACCGACGAGGAGATGAACTCGGTGCGCGGCAAGTCGGTCGCGATGGTGTTCCAGGACCCGCTCTCGGCGCTCAACCCGGTGTACTCGGTGGGCTTCCAGGTCGCCGAGGCCGTGCGGGCGCACCACCCGCGGCTGGACCGCGAGCAGGCCGTCGAACGCGCGGTCGCCCTGCTGGACCTGGTCGGCATCCCCAACGCGGCGGACCGGGCCGGGGACTACCCGCACGAGTTCTCCGGCGGGATGCGGCAGCGCGTGGTCATCGCCATCGCGATGGCCGACGACCCGGACGTGATCATCGCCGACGAGCCGACCACCGCGCTCGACGTGACCATCCAGGCCCAGGTGCTCGACGCGCTGCGCACCGCCCGCGAGCAGACCGGCGCCGCGACCGTGCTCATCACCCACGACCTCGGCGTGGTCGCCGGGCAGGCCGACCGGGTGGTGGTGATGTACGCGGGCAAGGTCGTGGAGTCCGGCACGGTCGAGGAGGTCTTCTACTCGCCCCGGATGCCCTACACGCTGGGGCTGCTGGGCAGCCTGCCCCGCCTCGACGGCCGCGAGGACACCCGGCTGACCCCCATCGCCGGCACCCCGCCCCCGCTGGACCGGCCGATCACCGGGTGCGCGTTCGCGCCGCGCTGCCCGCTGGCCCGCGACCTGTGCCGCACCGACGAGCCGCCGCTGGCACCGGTCGAGGGCGAGCACCTGGCCGCGTGCCACTTCAGCGCGGAACTGGCCGGCAAACGACCCCAGGACGTCTTCACCCCCCGCACCGCGCCCACTCCCCCGCCCACTGCCCCGCCCACTGCCCCGCCCACTGCCGCGTCCCCTGCCTCCGACGTCGTCGCGGACGGGCCGTCGACGCCGATCGTCGCCGCGTCGGGCCTGGTGAAGCACTACGCGGTGCGCGGCACGGGATTCTTCCGGCGCGGTCGGGGTGAACTGCACGCGGTGTGCGACGTGTCGTTCGACCTGTCCGCCGGCGAGACCCTCGGGCTGGTCGGCGAGTCCGGCTCCGGCAAGTCGACCATCGCGAAGCTGCTGATGTCGCTGGAGGAGCCGACCGGCGGCGAGGTGCTGCTCGACGGCCGGCCGCTGTCGCCGCGCGGCCACGCCCGGGACCTCCAGATCGTGTTCCAGGACCCGATGAACTCGCTCGACCCCCGGATGACCGCCGCCGACCTCGTCGCGGAACCGCTGCGGGTCAACGGCACGAGCCGCCGCGCGGCCCGGACCAGGGCGCTGGAGCTGCTGGCCTCGGTCGGGCTGTCCGGCGCGCGCTCCGAGCGCTACCCGCACGAGTTCTCCGGCGGCCAGCGCCAGCGCATCGGCATCGCCCGCGCCCTGGCGCTGCGCCCCCGCGTGCTGGTGCTCGACGAACCGGTGTCCGCGCTGGACGTGTCCGTGCAGGCCGACGTGATCAACCTGCTGGAGGATCTTCAGGACGCGCTCGGCCTGGCCTACCTGTTCATCGCCCACGACCTGTCGGTGGTGCGGCACATCGCCGACCGGGTCGCCGTGCTCTACCTCGGCCGCGTGGTGGAGACCGGCGACCGCGACACCGTGTTCGACCACCCCCGCCACCCCTACACCCGGGCACTGGTCTCGGCCGTGCCGCTGCCCGACCCGCGCAAGGAACGCGCCCGCGAGCGGATCGTGCTGACCGGCGACGTGCCCAGCCCGGCGAACCCCCCGTCGGGATGCCGATTCCGCACCCGCTGCCCGCTCTACCTGGACGGGCTCACCGACGCGCAACGCTCCCGCTGCTCCGGCGAGACGCCCGCGCTGCTCGACGGCGTGGCCTGCCACTGGAGCGGGCGGTGA
- a CDS encoding pyridoxal phosphate-dependent aminotransferase: MAARRHPVASRRVLRTHLPERADTLGTSVREADLELRLDGAGHGLLDTTHFDTVRFPPPPWALAAFTDAANDGELAYTGYRGNAAVRAACARSVSGLLGIDVDPDREIVITTGTQGGLFATLSALVDPGDVVALADPEYLFVERMLRFLGARVVRVGMVEHPTGPQLDLAALEEAVIGEGVTLVLTSNPNNPTGTVYTPETVRGLAALAVRHDVLVVVDELYCRLVYDDNPYTHLAAQPGMARRTVTLLGGSKTESLSGYRVGVAVGPADVMDAIEQVMAISCLRAPAYSQHVLTRWLVDDVEFVRTRVAELRALRELTAERLRRVEGLVVRPGAGTAYLWPDVSALGMNDVEVAKVVQQRAGVIVSPGYQFGPSGHGRFRVCYAREETGWSAALDRVVDALNHAATEVAR, encoded by the coding sequence ATGGCGGCACGCCGTCACCCCGTCGCATCGCGGCGGGTGCTGCGCACGCACCTGCCGGAGCGGGCGGACACGCTCGGCACGTCGGTCCGGGAGGCGGACCTGGAGCTGCGGTTGGACGGCGCCGGGCACGGACTGCTGGACACCACGCACTTCGACACGGTCCGCTTCCCCCCGCCGCCGTGGGCGCTGGCCGCGTTCACCGACGCCGCGAACGACGGCGAACTGGCCTACACCGGCTACCGGGGCAACGCCGCCGTGCGGGCGGCGTGCGCGCGATCGGTGTCGGGCCTGCTCGGGATCGACGTCGACCCGGACCGCGAGATCGTGATCACCACCGGCACCCAGGGCGGCCTGTTCGCCACCCTGAGCGCCCTGGTCGACCCCGGTGACGTGGTCGCGCTGGCCGACCCCGAATACCTGTTCGTGGAGCGGATGCTGCGGTTCCTGGGCGCGCGCGTGGTCCGCGTGGGCATGGTCGAACACCCCACCGGTCCGCAGCTGGACCTGGCGGCGCTGGAGGAGGCCGTGATCGGCGAGGGCGTCACCCTCGTCCTCACCTCCAACCCGAACAACCCCACCGGGACCGTGTACACGCCCGAGACCGTGCGCGGACTGGCCGCTCTCGCCGTGCGGCACGATGTGCTGGTCGTCGTGGACGAGCTGTACTGCCGCCTGGTCTACGACGACAACCCGTACACCCACCTCGCGGCGCAGCCCGGGATGGCGCGGCGGACCGTGACCCTGCTCGGCGGGTCCAAGACCGAATCGCTGAGCGGCTACCGCGTCGGCGTCGCGGTCGGCCCCGCCGACGTGATGGACGCCATCGAGCAGGTCATGGCGATCTCGTGCCTGCGCGCGCCCGCCTACTCCCAGCACGTGCTGACCCGGTGGCTGGTCGACGACGTGGAGTTCGTGCGCACCCGCGTCGCCGAGCTGCGCGCGCTGCGGGAGCTGACGGCCGAGCGGCTGCGCCGGGTCGAAGGGCTGGTCGTGCGGCCCGGCGCGGGCACCGCCTACCTTTGGCCCGACGTGTCGGCATTGGGGATGAACGACGTGGAGGTCGCGAAAGTGGTGCAGCAGCGCGCCGGGGTGATCGTCAGCCCCGGCTACCAGTTCGGCCCGTCGGGCCACGGCCGGTTCCGGGTCTGCTACGCCCGGGAGGAGACCGGGTGGTCCGCCGCGCTGGACCGCGTCGTGGACGCGCTCAACCACGCCGCGACGGAGGTGGCCCGGTGA
- a CDS encoding DUF4438 family protein → MSALVRTMLLGVVETPRLGPAPYLVDRDGTPYVPTATGGVVLGLRLGDGVFDVDGDHAAPGVTLVHPDPAACHALTAFACLGNEAVVRTGDARGATGRVLGKRDGRVIAVFPQDVLARMLPDDRVAIRAHGQGAPARGATTVLNIDPAVLAALDVGSVRARVPSHLVGNGFGRPAHQWDLDVQVDRADAAPWRLGDLLCLDDVDVRHNAGRREGWLTMAVVVHAASPLPGHGPGAMPILCGPATDFDVHVDPTGHVGVTPRLLGCPDA, encoded by the coding sequence GTGAGCGCCCTGGTGCGGACCATGCTGCTCGGCGTGGTGGAGACCCCTCGGCTCGGCCCCGCGCCGTACCTGGTCGACCGCGACGGCACGCCTTACGTGCCCACCGCGACCGGCGGCGTGGTGCTGGGCCTGCGGCTGGGCGACGGCGTGTTCGACGTCGACGGCGACCACGCCGCCCCCGGCGTCACCCTCGTGCACCCCGACCCGGCGGCCTGCCACGCGCTGACCGCGTTCGCCTGCCTGGGCAACGAGGCCGTCGTGCGCACGGGCGACGCGCGCGGCGCCACCGGCCGGGTGCTGGGCAAACGCGACGGTAGGGTGATCGCGGTGTTCCCACAGGACGTGTTGGCCCGCATGCTGCCCGACGACCGGGTGGCGATCCGCGCGCACGGCCAGGGCGCCCCCGCCCGGGGTGCCACCACCGTGCTGAACATCGACCCCGCCGTGCTCGCGGCACTGGACGTCGGATCGGTGCGCGCCCGCGTGCCCTCGCACCTGGTGGGCAACGGGTTCGGCCGCCCCGCGCACCAGTGGGACCTCGACGTGCAGGTCGACCGGGCGGACGCGGCACCCTGGCGGCTGGGTGATCTGCTGTGCCTCGACGACGTGGACGTCCGGCACAACGCGGGACGCAGGGAGGGGTGGCTGACCATGGCGGTGGTGGTCCACGCGGCCAGCCCGCTGCCCGGCCACGGCCCCGGCGCGATGCCGATCCTGTGCGGACCCGCGACGGACTTCGACGTGCACGTGGACCCGACCGGCCACGTGGGAGTGACACCGCGACTGCTGGGATGCCCCGATGCCTGA
- a CDS encoding Gfo/Idh/MocA family protein, which yields MDKLRVAVVGAGRWARRAHLPGWSRDPRVEVVALVDSDPVALGEAARLFGVGRTFEDYRQVLDDPTVDVVDVATANTAHFEVSAAAIAAGKHVLCEKPVHRDYRETQRLAEAAASRGLKTKLGFTFRYAPAVLHAKSLIDAGFVGTPYLFNGFEQNSQWIDPATPMRQVDPDADPAVIATSSIEGYGAPIIDIMHWWAGARLTSVVGTMRNFVPERVVLATGRSQRLNIDDGDMWICEFDNDLVASIQSSYVAVGALPGIEARFYGSEGAVIVRLAQESGGCQTIRTATKDEPEFVEREIPARFFPPGATSAEAWDSLFYANLCADFTTEILDGGATNQGDFAQGALVQETINAFEASFRRRAWVDLPLGGVA from the coding sequence GTGGACAAGTTGCGGGTTGCTGTGGTCGGGGCGGGGCGGTGGGCTCGGCGGGCGCACCTGCCGGGGTGGTCGCGTGATCCTCGGGTCGAGGTGGTCGCGCTGGTCGACAGCGATCCGGTGGCCCTGGGTGAGGCCGCGCGGCTGTTCGGGGTTGGGCGGACCTTCGAGGACTACCGGCAGGTGCTGGACGACCCGACGGTCGACGTGGTCGACGTCGCCACGGCCAACACCGCGCACTTCGAGGTCTCGGCGGCGGCGATCGCGGCGGGCAAGCACGTGTTGTGCGAGAAGCCGGTGCACCGGGACTACCGGGAGACCCAGCGGCTCGCCGAGGCTGCCGCGTCCCGGGGGCTCAAGACCAAGCTGGGGTTCACGTTCCGGTACGCGCCGGCGGTTCTCCACGCCAAGAGCCTCATCGACGCCGGGTTCGTCGGCACGCCGTACCTGTTCAACGGGTTCGAGCAGAACAGCCAGTGGATCGACCCCGCCACGCCGATGCGCCAGGTCGACCCCGACGCCGACCCCGCCGTGATCGCCACCTCGTCCATCGAGGGTTATGGCGCGCCGATCATCGACATCATGCACTGGTGGGCCGGGGCGCGGTTGACCTCCGTGGTGGGCACGATGCGCAACTTCGTGCCGGAGCGCGTGGTCCTCGCCACGGGGCGCAGCCAGCGGCTCAACATCGATGACGGCGACATGTGGATCTGCGAGTTCGACAACGACCTGGTCGCCTCGATCCAGTCCTCGTACGTGGCAGTGGGTGCCCTGCCGGGGATCGAGGCGCGGTTCTACGGTTCGGAGGGCGCGGTGATCGTGCGGTTGGCGCAGGAGTCCGGTGGCTGCCAGACGATCCGCACGGCGACCAAGGACGAGCCCGAGTTCGTGGAGCGGGAGATCCCGGCCCGGTTCTTCCCGCCGGGCGCGACGTCCGCGGAGGCATGGGACTCGTTGTTCTACGCCAACCTGTGCGCCGACTTCACCACCGAGATCCTGGACGGCGGCGCGACGAACCAGGGTGATTTCGCGCAGGGCGCGCTGGTGCAGGAGACGATCAACGCGTTCGAGGCGTCGTTCCGCCGACGCGCGTGGGTCGACCTGCCGTTGGGTGGCGTGGCGTGA